From Methylobacterium radiodurans, a single genomic window includes:
- a CDS encoding PP2C family protein-serine/threonine phosphatase yields MSSAESSAEIPSPAARRGGLRGAGPMRREDLLDNLGFADVPADVADATAIMAPGALRGAARGHDLDSLTRTLFLRIYPVIAAVVLLTQAGIAWVNYTDQIRLYTDRANILASLTASAIARPGWERAPEIFGPQLQALARDPAFRYAALRDGAGTLLGSAGERPQGRDWNRVQVSATLDAAGDRSGNLTLVLSAEALRDNAERQALLALGTSLVLMLAFVATLNRTVRRHVVAPLKRLLVAMRKVEHKRWTTVDLGGAYRPSNEIDAISQAFNSMVEGLQSGDEAKRLLQALEQAHAQLETANRQVIESIGYARRIQASVLPERTALGGSVALAVLYQPLHLVGGDYYWLEEIDGLSVIVVADCTGHGVPGAFLTLIVATALDRLLHERGLRSPAAILAGLDAMVRAQLRQDGRGAESDDGLDCGICVWDPAGRSLLFAGAGLSLTAIRDGAVAQVRGGRRGLGYPRTGREALPEADTPVAVEPGTTFYLMTDGVTDQMGGAPGERPRLMGQRGVAERLLARADDDLDAQLAGLEQDLAAYRGSQPRRDDMTLVAFRLP; encoded by the coding sequence ATGAGCAGCGCCGAGAGCAGCGCCGAGATCCCCTCCCCGGCGGCCCGGCGCGGCGGCCTGCGCGGTGCCGGGCCGATGCGGCGCGAGGACCTGCTGGACAATCTCGGCTTCGCCGACGTCCCGGCCGACGTGGCGGACGCGACCGCGATCATGGCCCCGGGCGCCCTGCGCGGGGCCGCGCGCGGTCACGATCTCGACAGCCTGACCCGCACGCTGTTCCTGCGGATCTACCCCGTCATCGCCGCGGTGGTGCTGCTGACCCAGGCCGGGATCGCCTGGGTCAACTACACCGACCAGATCCGCCTCTACACCGACCGGGCGAACATCCTGGCCTCGCTCACCGCCTCGGCCATCGCCCGGCCCGGCTGGGAGCGGGCGCCCGAGATCTTCGGGCCGCAGCTCCAGGCGCTCGCCCGCGATCCCGCCTTCCGCTACGCTGCCCTGCGCGACGGGGCCGGCACGCTCCTCGGCAGCGCGGGCGAGCGGCCGCAGGGGCGGGACTGGAACCGCGTTCAAGTGAGCGCGACGCTCGACGCGGCCGGTGACCGGTCCGGCAACCTCACGCTGGTGCTCTCCGCCGAGGCGTTGCGCGACAACGCCGAGCGGCAGGCGCTGCTCGCGCTCGGCACCAGCCTGGTGCTGATGCTGGCCTTCGTGGCGACGCTCAACCGTACCGTGCGCCGCCACGTCGTCGCGCCGCTGAAGCGCCTGCTCGTGGCGATGCGCAAGGTCGAGCACAAGCGCTGGACCACGGTCGATCTCGGCGGCGCCTACCGGCCGAGCAACGAGATCGACGCGATCTCCCAGGCCTTCAACAGCATGGTCGAGGGCCTGCAGAGCGGCGACGAGGCCAAGCGCCTGCTCCAGGCGCTGGAGCAGGCGCACGCCCAGCTCGAGACGGCCAACCGCCAGGTGATCGAGAGCATCGGTTACGCCCGCCGCATCCAGGCCTCGGTCCTGCCGGAGCGCACGGCCCTCGGCGGAAGCGTCGCGCTCGCCGTGCTGTACCAGCCGCTGCACCTCGTGGGCGGCGACTATTACTGGCTGGAGGAGATCGACGGCCTCTCGGTGATCGTGGTGGCGGACTGCACCGGCCACGGTGTGCCCGGCGCCTTCCTGACCCTGATCGTCGCCACCGCCCTCGACCGGCTGCTGCACGAGCGGGGCCTGCGCTCGCCCGCCGCGATCCTGGCCGGCCTCGACGCGATGGTGCGCGCCCAGCTCCGCCAGGACGGGCGCGGCGCCGAGTCCGACGACGGCCTCGATTGCGGCATCTGCGTCTGGGATCCGGCCGGGCGCAGCCTGCTCTTTGCCGGCGCGGGGCTCTCGCTCACGGCGATCCGGGACGGCGCCGTCGCGCAGGTTCGCGGCGGCCGGCGCGGCCTCGGCTATCCGCGCACCGGGCGAGAGGCGCTGCCCGAGGCCGACACGCCCGTGGCCGTCGAGCCCGGCACGACCTTCTACCTGATGACCGACGGCGTCACCGACCAGATGGGCGGCGCGCCCGGCGAGCGCCCGAGGCTCATGGGCCAGCGCGGCGTGGCCGAGCGCCTTCTCGCCCGCGCCGACGACGATCTGGACGCGCAACTCGCCGGGCTGGAGCAGGACCTGGCGGCCTACCGCGGCAGCCAGCCCCGGCGGGACGACATGACCCTGGTGGCCTTCCGGCTCCCCTGA
- a CDS encoding monovalent cation:proton antiporter-2 (CPA2) family protein produces the protein MASPAEHASFLPPVLTFLSAAVIGVPLFRLAGQSAVLGYLVAGVLIGPSGLSLIAEPGTAASVAEIGVVLLLFIVGLELHLSQLVSMRRDIFGLGTLQLALCALVLGSAGMLAGIGLGASAVIGIALALSATAVALQLLEERGDLGTAYGSRAFAVLLFQDLAVVGILALMPLMASAGGGGDAPWLGDAALSTAKALGAIVAVVLVGRYGLNPFFRLLAASGAREVMTAAALLVVLGTALVMQEVGLSMAMGAFLAGILLAESNFRHQLEADIEPFRGMLLGLFFMSVGMSIDGALVRAVWPALFGATAAAILVKVALVAALFRLFGSGPLDAVRGAAVLAPAGEFAFVLLPQAEGLGLTDATSTRFAVALAALTMLVGPVAAKGLDKALDALRARSGGPDLPTTDVIESAETRVLVIGFGRFGQILTQVLLAEGIAVTVIDKDVEQIRSASRFGFRIYYGDGTRLDVLRAAGIGRAELVCICVDDAEAALKIVDIVHEEFANVRTYVRAYDRMHAVELMNRDVDFQLRETFESALQFGRATLEGLGLPAEAAAARVEDVRKRDVARLVLQQAGALPDGSGWLRGTAPAELKPEPLTAPQRPARALNAETRDIIGHDRREAAERLLERPPRDPEAAPEEEVLLARAEDRRE, from the coding sequence ATGGCAAGTCCCGCCGAACACGCGAGCTTCCTGCCGCCCGTCCTCACCTTCCTGTCGGCGGCAGTGATCGGCGTGCCCCTGTTCCGCCTCGCCGGGCAGAGCGCGGTGCTGGGCTACCTCGTGGCCGGCGTGCTGATCGGCCCCTCCGGCCTCTCGCTGATCGCCGAGCCCGGCACCGCCGCGAGCGTCGCGGAGATCGGCGTGGTGCTGCTCCTGTTCATCGTCGGGCTGGAGCTGCACCTCTCGCAGCTCGTCTCGATGCGGCGGGACATCTTCGGCCTCGGCACACTCCAACTTGCCCTCTGCGCCCTGGTGCTGGGGAGCGCCGGGATGCTCGCAGGGATCGGCCTCGGCGCCAGCGCCGTCATCGGCATCGCGCTCGCCCTCTCGGCGACGGCCGTCGCCCTGCAGCTCCTGGAGGAGCGGGGCGACCTCGGCACCGCCTACGGCAGCCGCGCCTTCGCGGTGCTGCTGTTCCAGGATCTCGCCGTCGTCGGCATCCTGGCGCTGATGCCGCTGATGGCCTCGGCGGGCGGGGGCGGCGACGCGCCCTGGCTCGGCGACGCCGCGCTCTCGACCGCCAAGGCGCTCGGGGCGATCGTCGCCGTGGTGCTGGTCGGCCGCTACGGCCTCAACCCGTTCTTCCGCCTGCTCGCAGCGTCCGGCGCCCGCGAGGTGATGACCGCCGCCGCCCTCCTCGTCGTGCTCGGCACCGCGCTCGTGATGCAGGAGGTCGGCCTCTCGATGGCGATGGGGGCGTTCCTCGCCGGCATCCTGCTCGCCGAGTCGAACTTCCGCCACCAGCTGGAGGCCGATATCGAGCCCTTCCGCGGCATGCTGCTCGGCCTGTTCTTCATGAGCGTGGGCATGTCGATCGACGGTGCGCTGGTGCGGGCGGTCTGGCCGGCTCTGTTCGGCGCGACCGCGGCCGCGATCCTGGTGAAGGTCGCGCTGGTGGCGGCCCTCTTCCGCCTGTTCGGCTCCGGCCCGCTCGACGCGGTGCGGGGCGCCGCCGTGCTGGCGCCGGCGGGCGAGTTCGCCTTCGTGCTCCTGCCGCAGGCGGAGGGGCTGGGGCTGACCGACGCCACGAGCACCCGCTTCGCCGTGGCGCTGGCCGCCCTCACCATGCTGGTTGGGCCGGTGGCGGCGAAGGGTCTCGACAAGGCGCTCGACGCCCTGCGCGCCCGGTCGGGCGGTCCGGACCTTCCCACCACCGACGTGATCGAGAGCGCCGAGACGCGGGTGCTGGTGATCGGCTTCGGCCGCTTCGGCCAGATCCTGACCCAGGTGCTGCTCGCCGAGGGCATCGCCGTCACGGTGATCGACAAGGACGTGGAGCAGATCCGCTCGGCCTCGCGCTTCGGCTTCCGGATCTACTACGGCGACGGCACCCGCCTCGACGTGCTGCGCGCGGCCGGTATCGGCCGGGCCGAACTCGTCTGCATCTGCGTGGACGACGCGGAGGCCGCGCTGAAGATCGTCGACATCGTGCACGAGGAGTTCGCGAACGTGCGCACCTACGTGCGCGCCTACGACCGCATGCACGCCGTCGAGCTGATGAACCGGGACGTCGACTTCCAGCTGCGCGAGACCTTCGAGTCGGCGCTTCAGTTCGGGCGCGCCACCCTGGAGGGGCTGGGCCTGCCGGCGGAGGCCGCGGCCGCCCGCGTCGAGGACGTGCGCAAGCGCGACGTCGCCCGCCTCGTTCTGCAGCAGGCCGGCGCGCTGCCGGATGGCAGCGGCTGGCTGCGCGGTACGGCACCCGCCGAACTGAAGCCCGAGCCGCTGACCGCCCCGCAGCGCCCGGCCCGTGCGCTGAACGCGGAGACCCGCGACATCATCGGCCACGACCGGCGCGAGGCCGCCGAGCGCCTGCTGGAGCGCCCTCCCCGGGACCCCGAGGCGGCGCCGGAGGAGGAGGTGCTGCTGGCGCGCGCGGAGGATCGGCGCGAATAG
- a CDS encoding DUF937 domain-containing protein, translating into MFNPLDMLQGPGAAGMQGVAQQFGLSPEQTRRALEALLPAFAIGLQRMGSNDPTGFANLFGQPMLTQAVLQQASMASGVGAQVLRQMLPMMAGAVVASIVHMLLNPPAAPSPAREPAQPPQAAAGFPINQAWIEMMKAFLPPAEAPAAQPARPATRGTRTEARPQGARAGHTGPADPKAAGQDLLQQLLQTGAEVQQQNVRAMQSLFDAFWSEGARATAAQQAAAKPEAAGSTPPKPAGRTPPRTGSA; encoded by the coding sequence ATGTTCAACCCGCTCGACATGCTGCAGGGTCCTGGTGCTGCCGGGATGCAGGGCGTCGCCCAGCAGTTCGGCCTCAGCCCCGAGCAGACCCGCCGCGCCCTCGAAGCCCTGCTGCCGGCCTTCGCGATCGGGCTGCAGCGCATGGGGTCGAACGATCCCACCGGCTTCGCCAACCTCTTCGGCCAGCCGATGCTGACCCAGGCGGTACTCCAGCAGGCCTCGATGGCGAGCGGCGTGGGCGCGCAGGTGCTGCGCCAGATGCTGCCGATGATGGCGGGCGCCGTGGTGGCGAGCATCGTCCACATGCTGCTGAACCCGCCGGCCGCCCCCTCGCCCGCTCGGGAGCCGGCCCAGCCGCCGCAGGCGGCCGCCGGCTTCCCGATCAACCAGGCCTGGATCGAGATGATGAAGGCCTTCCTGCCGCCCGCCGAGGCGCCGGCCGCGCAACCGGCGCGACCCGCGACCCGCGGGACCCGGACGGAGGCGCGCCCGCAGGGCGCGCGGGCCGGGCATACCGGACCTGCGGATCCGAAGGCTGCCGGGCAGGATCTCCTGCAGCAGCTGCTCCAGACGGGCGCGGAGGTGCAGCAGCAGAACGTGCGGGCGATGCAAAGCCTGTTCGACGCCTTCTGGAGCGAGGGCGCGCGCGCAACCGCCGCGCAGCAGGCCGCCGCGAAGCCCGAGGCGGCCGGTTCGACCCCGCCGAAGCCCGCCGGCCGAACCCCGCCGAGGACCGGGAGCGCTTGA
- a CDS encoding Flp family type IVb pilin — protein sequence MVPTGAERTAATERGGREPNRIGAFARDRRGSTAMEYAMIGALIFAVAAGTIKLYGTKMNDVYGRIGATAAQVQ from the coding sequence ATGGTGCCGACCGGAGCAGAGCGGACCGCAGCGACGGAGCGGGGCGGCAGGGAGCCGAACCGGATCGGCGCCTTCGCGCGCGACAGGCGCGGCAGCACGGCCATGGAATACGCGATGATCGGTGCGCTGATCTTCGCGGTCGCCGCCGGGACGATCAAGCTCTACGGCACGAAGATGAACGACGTCTACGGCCGCATCGGGGCGACCGCCGCCCAGGTCCAGTGA
- the ispH gene encoding 4-hydroxy-3-methylbut-2-enyl diphosphate reductase, with translation MSADITNPDAAAAGTKPPLEILLAAPRGFCAGVVRAIDVVERALAIYGPPVYVRHEIVHNKYVVESLKRKGAVFVRELDEVPDSGAPVIFSAHGVAKTVPANAVERGLTTIDATCPLVTKVHREAEIHHKRGRHVLLVGHSGHPEVVGTMGQLPKGSITLVEDLDQIAALEPENPDNLAWVTQTTLSVDDTRHIVDALKQKFPNITGPHKDDICYATTNRQEAVKQIAPLVDALIVVGSSNSSNSQRLREVAERVGCPITRLMLRAEEIDWPAFEGVKKLGLTAGASAPEVLVEEIIDAFAARYEVTVDTVSTVVEDMVFPLPRELRSEAAAAE, from the coding sequence ATGAGCGCCGACATCACGAATCCCGACGCGGCTGCGGCCGGTACCAAGCCCCCGCTGGAGATCCTGCTCGCGGCACCGCGCGGCTTCTGCGCCGGCGTGGTGCGCGCCATCGACGTGGTGGAGCGCGCTCTCGCGATCTACGGGCCGCCCGTCTACGTCCGGCACGAGATCGTCCACAACAAGTACGTGGTCGAGAGCCTGAAGCGGAAGGGCGCCGTCTTCGTGCGCGAGCTCGACGAGGTGCCCGACAGCGGCGCGCCGGTGATCTTCTCCGCCCACGGCGTGGCCAAGACCGTGCCGGCCAACGCCGTCGAGCGCGGGCTCACCACCATCGACGCGACCTGCCCGCTGGTGACCAAGGTCCACCGCGAGGCCGAGATCCATCACAAGCGCGGGCGTCACGTCCTGCTCGTCGGCCATTCGGGCCACCCCGAGGTCGTCGGCACCATGGGCCAGCTGCCCAAGGGCTCGATCACGCTGGTCGAGGACCTCGACCAGATCGCGGCCCTGGAACCCGAGAACCCGGACAACCTCGCCTGGGTGACGCAGACCACGCTCTCGGTGGACGACACCCGCCACATCGTGGACGCGCTCAAGCAGAAGTTCCCGAACATCACCGGGCCGCACAAGGACGACATCTGCTACGCCACCACCAACCGCCAGGAGGCGGTGAAGCAGATCGCGCCGCTGGTCGATGCGCTGATTGTGGTGGGCTCGTCCAACTCCTCGAACTCGCAGCGCCTGCGCGAGGTCGCCGAGCGGGTCGGCTGCCCGATCACCCGCCTGATGCTGCGCGCCGAGGAGATCGACTGGCCGGCCTTCGAGGGCGTGAAGAAGCTCGGCCTCACCGCCGGCGCCTCGGCGCCCGAGGTGCTGGTCGAGGAGATCATCGACGCCTTCGCGGCCCGCTACGAGGTCACGGTCGACACCGTCTCGACGGTGGTCGAGGACATGGTGTTCCCGCTGCCGCGTGAGCTGCGCAGCGAGGCGGCGGCCGCCGAATAG
- a CDS encoding homoserine kinase encodes MAVYTEVPDAELSAFLAAYEIGTLLSYKGIAEGVENTNFFLHTTAGNFILTLYEKRVNEGDLPFFLNLMEHLARRGLACPQPVRNRSGEALGRLCGRPAVIVTFLEGVSVKAPGVDHCAALGRALAELHAAGRDFGMSRANSLSVGAWGPLFAQAGSQADAVSPGLSERTRADLALLETSWPTGLPGGVIHADLFTDNVFFIGDALSGLIDFYFACTDALAYDLAICLNAWCFEDAGRTFRKDMAAALIAGYEAVRPLEPAEVEALPVLARGAALRFMLTRLVDWLNVPPGALVQPKDPREYDRRLTFHRQARDARDYGRG; translated from the coding sequence GTGGCCGTCTACACCGAGGTACCCGACGCGGAGCTGAGCGCGTTCCTTGCCGCCTACGAGATCGGCACCCTGCTCTCCTACAAGGGCATCGCCGAGGGGGTGGAGAACACCAACTTCTTCCTGCACACCACGGCCGGCAACTTCATCCTCACCCTCTACGAGAAGCGGGTGAACGAGGGCGACCTGCCCTTCTTCCTGAACCTGATGGAGCACCTCGCCCGGCGCGGGCTCGCCTGCCCGCAGCCGGTGCGCAACCGCTCGGGGGAGGCGCTCGGCCGCCTCTGCGGCCGGCCGGCCGTGATCGTGACCTTCCTGGAGGGCGTCTCCGTCAAGGCGCCGGGTGTCGACCATTGCGCGGCTCTCGGCCGGGCGCTCGCCGAGCTGCACGCGGCGGGGCGCGACTTCGGCATGAGCCGCGCCAACAGCCTCTCGGTCGGGGCCTGGGGGCCGCTCTTCGCGCAGGCGGGGTCCCAAGCCGACGCTGTCTCGCCGGGGCTCTCCGAGCGCACCCGCGCCGACCTCGCGCTCCTCGAAACCTCCTGGCCGACCGGGCTGCCCGGCGGGGTGATCCACGCCGATCTCTTCACCGACAACGTGTTCTTCATCGGCGACGCGCTGTCGGGCCTGATCGACTTCTACTTCGCCTGCACGGACGCCCTCGCCTACGACCTCGCGATCTGCCTCAATGCGTGGTGCTTCGAGGATGCGGGCCGGACCTTCCGGAAGGACATGGCCGCCGCGCTGATCGCCGGCTACGAGGCGGTGCGGCCGCTGGAGCCCGCCGAGGTCGAGGCCCTGCCGGTCCTCGCCCGCGGGGCGGCGCTCCGCTTCATGCTGACCCGGCTGGTGGACTGGCTCAACGTGCCGCCCGGCGCCCTGGTGCAGCCGAAGGACCCGCGCGAGTACGACCGGCGCCTCACCTTCCACCGTCAGGCGCGGGACGCCCGCGATTACGGCCGCGGCTGA
- the rnhA gene encoding ribonuclease HI, producing MSDARAPASVRIYTDGACSGNPGPGGWGAILLYGDQEREISGGEAHTTNNRMELLAAIEALEALKRPCRVDLFTDSQYLRQGVTAWIHNWKARGWLTADRKPVKNEDLWRRIDAARQRHEVVWHWVKGHASDPLNNRVDALAVAAMAPFRKRG from the coding sequence ATGAGCGACGCCCGCGCGCCCGCTAGCGTGCGCATCTACACGGACGGCGCCTGCTCGGGAAACCCGGGCCCCGGCGGCTGGGGGGCGATCCTGCTCTACGGAGACCAGGAGCGGGAGATCTCGGGCGGCGAGGCTCACACCACCAACAACCGCATGGAGCTGCTCGCGGCGATCGAGGCGCTGGAGGCCCTGAAGCGGCCCTGCCGGGTCGATCTCTTCACCGACTCGCAGTACCTGCGCCAGGGCGTGACCGCCTGGATCCATAACTGGAAGGCGCGCGGCTGGCTCACCGCCGACCGCAAGCCCGTGAAGAACGAGGATCTCTGGCGCCGCATCGACGCGGCCCGCCAGCGCCACGAGGTGGTGTGGCACTGGGTGAAGGGCCACGCCAGCGACCCGCTGAACAACCGGGTCGACGCGCTGGCGGTCGCCGCGATGGCGCCGTTCCGCAAGCGCGGTTGA
- a CDS encoding DedA family protein codes for MSFLHDLPIADLITSYGYLAIFTIITLESAGVPLPGETALISSAVYAGSTGQLNIGLIVLAAASAAILGDNLGYWAGRRWGMPLLLRYGHLVALDHGRLKLGQYLFREHGGKIVFFGRFTAMLRAYAAVLAGVNRLDARRFMLFNGLGGLVWAAAMGVGSYLCGRSIERIAGPVGLALLALVIFGGLALWLFVRRHETRLRAQAEAAIPGPLA; via the coding sequence GTGTCCTTCCTTCACGATCTGCCGATCGCGGATCTGATCACGAGCTACGGCTACCTCGCGATCTTCACGATCATCACCCTGGAGAGCGCGGGCGTGCCGCTGCCCGGCGAGACGGCCCTGATCTCCTCGGCCGTCTACGCGGGCAGCACAGGGCAGCTCAACATCGGGCTGATCGTGCTGGCGGCGGCCTCCGCGGCGATCCTGGGCGACAATCTCGGCTACTGGGCGGGGCGCCGATGGGGCATGCCGCTCCTGCTGCGCTACGGCCACCTCGTCGCCCTCGACCACGGCCGGCTCAAGCTCGGCCAGTACCTGTTCCGGGAGCACGGCGGCAAGATCGTGTTCTTCGGCCGCTTCACCGCGATGCTGCGGGCCTACGCGGCGGTGCTGGCCGGCGTGAACCGGCTCGATGCCCGGCGCTTCATGCTCTTCAACGGACTTGGCGGCCTGGTCTGGGCGGCGGCGATGGGGGTGGGCTCGTATCTCTGCGGCCGCTCGATCGAGCGGATCGCCGGGCCGGTCGGCCTCGCGCTTCTCGCGCTGGTGATCTTCGGCGGGCTCGCGCTCTGGCTGTTCGTGCGCCGACACGAGACCCGCCTGCGGGCGCAGGCCGAGGCCGCGATCCCGGGGCCTCTCGCCTGA
- a CDS encoding peroxiredoxin, whose product MIQVGDHLPQATFRVNGPDGPAAKTTDDVFKGRRVVLVGVPGAFTPSCHRNHLPGFVTHRDEILARGIDAIAVTAVNDVFVLDAWAKASGAESIEFLADGNADFVKAIGLEMDGTGFGLGIRSKRYAALVEDGVVRVLNIEESPSKAEISGAEALLKVI is encoded by the coding sequence ATGATTCAGGTCGGCGATCACCTGCCCCAGGCGACGTTCCGCGTGAACGGCCCGGACGGCCCCGCGGCCAAGACCACGGACGACGTGTTCAAGGGCCGCCGCGTCGTGCTGGTCGGGGTGCCGGGCGCCTTCACGCCGAGCTGCCACCGCAACCACCTGCCGGGCTTCGTCACGCACCGGGACGAGATCCTGGCGCGCGGCATCGACGCGATCGCCGTGACCGCCGTCAACGACGTCTTCGTGCTCGACGCCTGGGCCAAGGCCAGCGGGGCCGAGAGCATCGAGTTCCTGGCCGACGGCAACGCCGACTTCGTGAAGGCGATCGGCCTGGAGATGGACGGCACCGGCTTCGGCCTCGGCATCCGCTCGAAGCGCTACGCCGCGTTGGTCGAGGACGGCGTGGTGCGGGTGCTCAACATCGAGGAATCTCCCTCCAAGGCGGAGATCTCCGGCGCCGAGGCTCTCCTCAAGGTGATCTGA
- a CDS encoding YqgE/AlgH family protein has translation MQMPPSGAPSYLDGQFLVAMPGMTDERFARAVIYVCAHSADGAMGIIVNKPVTDLSMPDLLLQLDVAQEADAIRLRERVGHMPVLMGGPVEGRRGFVLHTDDFHIDQSTLIIDEGICLTATVEILRAIASGAGPASAVLALGYAGWQAGQLESEIMANGWLNCPADPALIFNTDLDAKYERALRGIGIDPAMLSGSVGRA, from the coding sequence ATGCAGATGCCTCCGTCCGGCGCCCCCTCCTATCTCGACGGCCAGTTCCTGGTGGCGATGCCGGGGATGACGGACGAGCGCTTCGCCCGCGCGGTGATCTACGTCTGCGCCCACTCGGCGGACGGGGCGATGGGCATCATCGTCAACAAGCCGGTCACCGACCTCTCGATGCCCGACCTCCTGCTGCAGCTCGACGTGGCGCAGGAGGCCGACGCGATCCGGCTGCGCGAGCGGGTCGGCCACATGCCGGTGCTGATGGGCGGTCCCGTCGAGGGGCGGCGCGGCTTCGTGCTGCACACCGACGACTTCCACATCGACCAGTCCACGCTGATCATCGACGAGGGCATCTGCCTCACCGCGACCGTGGAGATCCTGCGCGCCATCGCGAGCGGTGCGGGCCCGGCGAGCGCGGTGCTGGCGCTCGGCTACGCGGGTTGGCAGGCGGGCCAGCTCGAGAGCGAGATCATGGCCAACGGCTGGCTGAACTGCCCGGCCGACCCGGCCCTGATCTTCAACACCGATCTCGACGCCAAGTACGAGCGGGCGCTGCGCGGCATCGGGATCGATCCGGCCATGCTCTCTGGCAGCGTCGGCCGCGCCTGA
- a CDS encoding heavy-metal-associated domain-containing protein, with the protein MDERIELLMHVEGMTCDGCAEAVRRTVRRLDPEASVEVDRAGERVAIRTSAQSLAIADALDKAGYTATAMTG; encoded by the coding sequence ATGGACGAGAGGATCGAACTTCTGATGCACGTCGAGGGCATGACCTGCGACGGCTGCGCCGAGGCGGTGCGGCGCACGGTCCGCCGGCTCGATCCCGAGGCCTCCGTCGAGGTCGACCGCGCCGGCGAGCGCGTCGCGATCCGGACGAGCGCCCAGAGCCTCGCCATCGCGGATGCCCTGGACAAGGCCGGCTACACCGCGACCGCGATGACGGGCTGA